The Plectropomus leopardus isolate mb chromosome 22, YSFRI_Pleo_2.0, whole genome shotgun sequence genome includes a window with the following:
- the ifrd1 gene encoding interferon-related developmental regulator 1 yields MPRTKKKNRGGQHGNVQPFSDEDASIETLSHCSSFSDTVSVADEGGEASEDAAQEDFQYKLKGFIDSTVDKSAKTRQGALDGLKTAMATRILYEFISERRMTITDSIERCLKKGKGDEQRAAASLACLLCIQLGSGIESEEVFKTLKPVFKNILADGSANIQARQAVATSLGLCTLVAEDDILDVHATMECFENLFTRSYARLDGTCPLISPQTSLLHTNALLSWALLLTICTANQLKDVLRKHLPKLPRLLESEDVNMRIAAGETIALLFELARDMDSEFEFDDWDELCDKLNALATDCNKHRAKTDKRKQRSVFRDVLKAVEEGDFQSETIRFGTERMTIDSWVRKRTYDTFREFVGSGMNYHLQANEFIRDVFELGPPMLVDSATMKAMKISRFERHLHNSAAFKARTKARSKFRDKRVDVGEF; encoded by the exons ATGCCGAGGACCAAGAAGAAGAATAGGG ggggGCAGCATGGAAATGTGCAGCCTTTCAGTGATGAGGATGCCTCCATTGAGACCCTCAGTCATTGCAGCAGCTTCAGTGACACAGTCAGTGTTGCAGATGAAG GTGGAGAGGCCAGTGAGGACGCAGCCCAGGAGGATTTCCAGTATAAGCTGAAGGGTTTCATTGACAGCACGGTTGATAAGAG TGCTAAGACCAGACAGGGGGCGCTGGACGGGCTTAAGACGGCAATGGCCACACGGATCCTGTATGAGTTCATCTCAGAGAGAAGGATGACCATCACAGACAGCATCGAACGCTGCCTCAAGAAAG GCAAAGGCGATGAGCAGCGGGCGGCAGCTTCTTTAGCCTGCCTGCTGTGTATCCAGCTGGGCTCTGGAATCGAGAGCGAGGAGGTGTTCAAGACCCTGAAAcctgtctttaaaaacatcttgGCAGATGGATCAGCCAACATACAAGCCAGACAGGCT GTAGCGACAAGTCTGGGCCTCTGTACTTTAGTAGCAGAAGATGACATTTTG GACGTGCATGCGACCATGGAGTGCTTTGAGAACCTGTTTACGCGGTCCTACGCGAGGCTGGACGGTACCTGTCCTTTGATCAGTCCCCAGACAAGCCTGCTCCACACCAACGCCCTGCTGTCCTGGGCACTGCTGCTCACCATCTGCACTGCCAACCAGCTCAAAGACGTCCTGCGCAA ACACCTGCCCAAACTGCCAAGACTGCTGGAAAGTGAGGACGTCAACATGAGAATTGCAGCTGGGGAGACCATCGCCTTGCTCTTTGAGTTGGCCAGAGACATGGACTCT GAGTTTGAGTTTGATGACTGGGATGAACTGTGTGACAAACTGAACGCGTTGGCCACAGACTGTAACAAGCACAGAGCCAAGACAGACAAGAGGAAGCAGCGGTCGGTTTTCAGGGACGTACTTAAGGCTGTTGAG GAGGGTGATTTCCAGTCTGAGACCATTCGCTTTGGGACAGAGCGCATGACCATCGATAGCTGGGTCCGAAAGAGGACATATGACACCTTCAGGGAGTTTGTGGGCTCCGGGATGAACTACCACCTACAG GCGAATGAATTCATCAGAGACGTGTTTGAACTGGGACCACCGATGCTGGTTGATTCTGCCACAATGAAGGCCATGAAAATCTCTCGCTTTGAAAGG catctcCACAACTCTGCTGCATTCAAGGCTCGGACCAAGGCCAGAAGCAAGTTCAGGGACAAGAGAGTGGACGTGGGAGAATTTTAA